Proteins encoded within one genomic window of Bemisia tabaci chromosome 2, PGI_BMITA_v3:
- the LOC109033632 gene encoding uncharacterized protein encodes MSKFVLVIILILCSRAITLDTNVSINNPVVISSTKSPFYLRPNTVNVNTVLFKDSDVSKICWNADDVILLAIRREMQELIPTKMPENVTKLFDYYKLLLEAVDSLETDDGDGGQRRKLIVSAFADSIGGHLNFLGIPATNAGYYTGDVEYEEARNMHDLFDTVKEYLATSGRDWRTPIPSPIVPGTVPVRPLELRFPLRQDPCRELVLRPGAKVDGGTADLLPIPMPYLDDENHPNSIALPFRFRSLFSLGNGNTSNVLLRYYELGLGCLARSYRPKDVASFNANVSSWIFKSVLPHLRGTKWYPGFKGVARIIETARLVDSGEIQLPSSNTTPMTHWEDSRDRLWNRGNLNASLTTKTDGAMLRMRSAAPDWFLRELEKCAHFSGRFAKFSLSRDAAVGIVLCFLVLLLLPCYIRHLRRRKTARTRRLRTRESETKLFRKLLVLSPQEGGAGKKRNSGLVHTERSDDEEVHSKFTFFKNFWREKRTLPTHSERSLSLLDRERRNHNDGPSCATLPTDDCERLYRSE; translated from the exons ATGAGCAAATTCGTGTTAGTGATAATTCTGATTCTTTGCTCGCGCGCGATAACACTGGATACAAACGTGTCAATTAATAATCCAGTCGTCATCTCTTCAACCAAGAGCCCCTTTTATCTTCGACCGAATACCGTTAATGTAAATACAGTTTTATTCAAAGATTCTGATGTGTCTAAAATTTGTTGGAATGCAGATGACGTCATTCTCCTTGCGATTCGCCGAGAAATGCAAGAACTGATACCTACAAAA ATGCCTGAAAACGTAACGAAGCTCTTCGACTACTACAAGCTGTTACTGGAAGCAGTGGACTCGCTCGAAACTGACGACGGCGACGGTGGGCAACGGCGGAAACTCATCGTGTCGGCCTTCGCAGACTCCATCGGGGGCCACCTCAACTTCTTAGGGATCCCTGCGACGAACGCGGGCTACTACACCGGCGACGTGGAGTACGAGGAGGCCCGCAACATGCACGATTTGTTTGACACCGTCAAAGAGTACCTGGCCACGAGCGGTCGCGACTGGCGAACACCCATCCCCTCTCCCATCGTCCCCGGAACAGTCCCCGTTCGGCCTCTCGAACTGCGCTTCCCGCTAAGACAGGATCCCTGCCGGGAATTGGTTCTTAGACCCGGAGCCAAAGTCGACG GTGGGACTGCAGACTTATTACCTATTCCTATGCCGTACCTAGACGACGAGAACCATCCCAATTCAATTGCCCTCCCTTTTCGTTTTAGGAGTTTATTCAGTCTTGGAAATGGAAACACGTCGAACGTGTTGCTCCGATATTACGAACTAGGTCTCGGCTGCTTGGCCCGTTCCTATCGGCCCAAGGATGTGGCATCTTTCAACGCTAACGTTagttcttggatttttaaatcg GTTTTGCCGCATTTACGAGGAACAAAATGGTATCCAGGCTTCAAGGGAGTCGCAAGGATAATTGAGACCGCGAGATTAGTAG ATTCCGGTGAAATTCAGCTGCCTTCTTCGAACACAACAC CGATGACGCATTGGGAAGATTCCAGAGATAGACTCTGGAATAGGGGAAATCTGAACGCATCGCTGACGACAAAAACTGATGGAGCAATGCTTCGAATGCGATCGGCGGCTCCTGATTGGTTCTTGCGGGAGCTGGAGAAATGTGCTCATTTCTCGGGCCGATTCGCCAAGTTCTCACTCTCCAGAGATGCTGCAGTAGGCATCGTGCTCTGCTTTTTGGTCCTTCTCCTACTTCCTTGCTACATCCGTCATCTTCGGCGACGGAAAACCGCAAGAACACGGCGACTTCGGACGCGAGAGAGTGAGACAAAGCTCTTCCGAAAGCTCCTGGTTCTCTCCCCACAAGAAGGAGGAGCGGGCAAGAAAAGAAACTCCGGCCTGGTTCATACAGAACG aTCTGATGACGAGGAGGTTCATTCGAAGTtcacattttttaagaatttctggCGGGAAAAAAGGACGCTACCGACACATAGTGAAAGGAGTCTGTCACTTCTAgatagagaaagaagaaatcATAATGATGGTCCATCCTGCGCAACATTGCCCACCGACGATTGTGAACGTCTGTATAGATCTGAATAG
- the LOC140224003 gene encoding uncharacterized protein — protein sequence MSSTFTLTGKKSILSCNFFPPIELNPTLDYSIGLISLDTYNSIPNIEAKKNNQLKCNGKLISLPTGAYEISTLESELQNLFGGVDKITLKANHSTLKCELKSVYGLDFNVPHSLGSVLGFSKKELPPNTLHISDLPINITTVTTILVECNLVTGAYLNGKEFHTLHTFAIRQPAGFRITQVPSTIIYLPVQSRLIDTLSVKLLDQNGNLLNFRGETITVHLHLKHGL from the coding sequence ATGTCGTCAACATttacattgacaggaaaaaaatcgatattatcatgtaatttttttcctccaatagaGCTAAATCCTACACTTGATTATTCAATTGGTCTTATAAGCTTAGATACGTATAATTCAATTCCGAATATTgaagcaaagaaaaataatcaattaaaatgCAATGGGAAACTTATCTCTCTTCCTACTGGAGCTTATGAAATTAGTACGTTAGAGTCAgagttacaaaatttatttGGAGGTGTTGACAAAATTACATTAAAAGCAAATCATTCAACCCTCAAATGTGAGTTGAAAAGTGTTTATGGACTTGATTTTAACGTGCCGCATTCTTTAGGATCTGTATTGGGGTTTAGTAAAAAAGAGTTGCCACCAAACACATTACACATTTCTGATTTACCTATAAATATCACAACAGTTACTACAATATTAGTAGAATGTAATTTAGTTACTGGTGCTTATTTGAATGGGAAGGAATTCCATACTTTACACACTTTTGCAATCAGACAACCAGCAGGTTTTCGTATTACACAAGTTCCAAGTACAATTATTTATTTGCCCGTTCAATCTAGATTGATTGATACTTTATCTGTTAAATTACTTGATCAAAACGGAAATCTCCTTAATTTTAGAGGTGAAACCATTACTGTTCATTTACATTTGAAGCATGggttataa